In Trichlorobacter lovleyi, the DNA window TGAGGTCACTCGTAAGGACTTTTCCGATTTTACCCTGCCCTTTTTGCAAGAACGTAACGAGATCAAAGCCCTTTCCTGGAATCCCCGTATAACTAATCAGCAGCGGAAACACTTTGAAGATCAAGAGGGTAGCGAACAACAGCGTGAGCAGTTCGCTATCACTGAGCGAGATAGTAAAGGCGGCTTGATTGCAGCAGCTGTTCGTGACGCCTACTATCCGATCCACTATATTGAACCACTGGCTGATAACCGTAAGGCGCTCGGCTTTGATGTGGGGTCGCACCCGGTGCGGCTGGCTGCTCTGGGGCAGGCGCGGGATACCGGCAAGCCAACCGCCACGGAACGGATCATGCTGGTGCAGGATGGCCAACCCAGATACAGCGTGCTGGTCTTCAACCCGCTCTATGCCGCGGGGATGCCGGTTACCACAGTGGCAGAGCGGCGGCAGGCATTGCAGGGATTTACCGTAGTGGTACTGAACATGGAAAAACTGCTTACTGCAGCGCTGGGAAAGACGGCATCAATCGGCCTTCCCTTTGATCTGCTTGACCTTTCAGCCCCTAAAGAACGTCAGTTGCTCCACCATTGGTCAGCACGCCTGAATGGGAATGCTGCATGGTTTTCCAGCCTGATTCCCGATCTCCCTGCCACCACCAGAAAATTTGCTTTTTGCGGACGGGAATGGGCGCTGGTTATGGCCCCCAATCAGTCATATCTGGCCCGTAACTATCCGCTGGCTTACTGGCTGCTGTTGCCGGCAGGCTTCCTGTTAAGTATCCTGCTGGGGGCCTACTTCCGCATTCTGACCACGCAGCGACAGGCGCTTGAGGAACAGGTGCTGAAGCGGACTAGCGAGCTGCGCACAAGCGAGGCACGTCTGAAGGAGTTGAACAACAACCTGGAAGAACGGGTTTCAGAGCGCACCAACCAGCTTGAGGCTGCCATGCAGGCCCTCTCGGTTTCCAAGGAGCAGGCAGAAACTGCCAACCGGGCCAAGAGTATTTTCCTTGCCAACATGAGCCATGAGATCCGTACTCCGCTCAACGCGGTGCTGGGATTCAGTCAGATTGTGATGCGTGATCCGGCGCTCTCGCCGGATCACCGCCATAATCTGCAGATTGTCAACCGTTCGGGAGAGCAGCTTCTGGCCCTGGTCAATGATGTGATTGATGTGGCCAAGATCGAGGCAGGCCGGGTTGCCCTGGAAAAAACCGTTTTTGACCTGCCGGCCTTGCTTGATCAGCTACTGGAGCAGTTCCGCCCCAAGGCGCATGCTGTATCATTACAGCTGATGCATGAGTCGCTTGGTGATATGCCGCGCTATATAACTGCTGATGCGGAAAAGCTCCGCCATATCCTGACCAACCTGCTTGATAACGCCCTGAAGTTTACCCAGGAAGGGGGCGTTTCTCTGCGTAGCCGTGTCTGTTGCCGTGAAGGCCAGGACTGGTTGGAGATTGAGGTGCAGGATAGCGGGCAAGGCATCAGCCCTGAAGACCGTGAGCGGATCTTTAATGCCTTTGAACAGGCGGAGGCGGGTCGAATACATCAAGGCGGCACCGGACTGGGGCTGACCATCAGCCGGGACTATGCCCGTCTGATGGGAGGAGATCTGAGTGTCACCAGCAGTCCTGGACATGGTTCCTGTTTTCATCTGGTCGTACCGGTCATACCGGTCAGCGGAGAACCGGATCTGCAGCAGCAGGAACGGCCGAACCGGATCAAACGGCTAAGGCCGGGACAGCCTCCCTGCAGGATACTGGTAGTTGATGACCGCGACACCAACCGGGAAATCCTGGTCAAGATGCTTGCGCCGCTGGGCTGTACCATGCTTGAGGCAGTGAATGGTCAGGCCGGTCTGGAGGGGTTTATTACCCACAAGCCGCATCTGGTGCTGATGGATGTGGTCATGCCGGTCATGGATGGCCGGGAAGCCATCCGTCGGATCCGTGCGCTGCCTGATGGGAAAAAGGTGCCGATTATTGCCGTCTCGGCCAGCGTGTTCGAGGATCAGCTGCAGGAGGTGATGGAGGCGGGTGCCAGTGCGTTTTTGCGTAAGCCGTTACGTGAGGAGGAGTTGTACGCAAAGCTGCTCTCCCTGCTGCCGTTTGAGTTTGAGTATGTCGATGAACGGGGCGCTGGGGATGAGGCTGCTGCAGCAAGCCCGGCAGAGCTTGATCATGAGCTGGCCCAGTTGCCGCAGGAACTCTGCAGCCGGTTGATTGCCGCCGCCAGAGGCTTGGATAAGACCGGACTGCAGGAGGTGATTATGCTGTTTGCTGCTACGGCGCCAGGTCTTGCGGAACAGCTGCGATCCCTGGCTGACAGCTATCGCTTTGACCTGATTGAAGAGCTTGTCGCGCAGCGGATAAACGTTGAGGACAATGCAGGAGGACAGCATGACTGAACAGAAAGGAACTGTTCTGATTGTGGATGATACCCCGGCCAACCTGCAGCTGCTCGAATCAATCCTGCATGCGCAGGGCTATGCGGTACGGGCAGCCATCAGCGGCCCGATGGCGCTTAAGGCGATACGGATTCAGAGCCCTGATCTGATCCTGCTGGATATCAATATGCCGGAGATGAACGGCTTTGAAGTCTGCCGCGCCCTGAAGGCTGATCCGCAATTTGTGGGTATTCCGGTGATTTTTGTGTCGGCTGCGGTGGATACGGCAGACAAGCTGCGTGCCTTTGAAGAGGGTGGGGTGGATTATGTCACCAAACCGTTCCAGCCGCTGGAGGTGCTGGCCAGGGTGGCCACCCACCTGGAGTTGAAGCGACACAGGAACCATCTGGAAGAGCTGGTGCAGGACAGGACCCGTGAGCTGTTGCTGACCCAGGATGCGGTTATCTACGGGCTCGGCATCCTGGCTGAATACCGGGATCCTGAAACCGGTCTGCATATCAAACGGACGCAGCTGTATGTGAAGCTGCTGGCCGAGCAGTTGCGGCATCATGCCAGCTTTCAGGGCTATTTTGACGATACCACGATCCGTCTGTTGTACCATTCTGCACCGTTGCACGACATCGGCAAGGTCGGGGTGCCGGATCATATCCTGCTCAAACCGGGCAAGCTGACCGAGGCTGAGTTTGAACAGATGAAGCAGCATGCCGTGTACGGTCGGGAGGTGATCGATCGGATTGCGGCCGGCATGCATGACGATTCTGCTGCGTCGTTTCTCCGGCTGGCCGGTGACTGTGCCTACAGCCACCATGAGTGCTGGAACGGTACAGGCTACAACGGGCTGAGCGGTGATGCCATACCGGTTGCCGGCCGTTTGATGGCATTGGCTGATATCTATGATGCCTTGACCAGCAAGCGGGTCTACAAACCGGCCTTCAGTCATGAGCGTACCGTTGAGATTATCACTGAAGGGGATGGACGGACCGTGCCGGAACAGTTTGACCCGGCGGTACTGCAGGCCTTCATGGATCTGCAGGGCAGCTTTAAGCAGATATCCAACGCCTACCGGGATGAGGACACTGCATCTCATCTGTCCCGGTCTGCGGCTTCCGGTCTGCTATCGGAAACAGATAAGAACGGAGCCTGCCATGCCTGAAAACAGAGGGACTATTCTGGTGGTGGATGACACTCCGGCCAACCTGCAGCTGCTGGAGTCGATTCTGCAGGAAAAGGGGTATCAGGTCCGGGCTGCCATCAGCGGCCAGATGGCGCTCAAGGCAGTCAGGCATCAACCTCCCGATATCATTCTGCTGGATATCAATATGCCGGAGATGAACGGTTTTGAGGTCTGTCGTGCCTTGAAGGGCGATCAGCAACACGCCGGTATTCCGGTGATTTTCGTGTCGGCAGCAGTGGACACGGCAGACAAATTGCACGCCTTTGAAGAGGGTGGGGTGGACTATGTTACCAAGCCGTTCCAGCCGCTTGAGGTGCTGGCGCGGGTGGAGACCCATCTTGCGCTGGCCAGGGCAAAAATAACTCTGGAACGGCAAAACAGTGCTTTGGAACAGGCATTGCTGGAGCGGACACGGATGCAGGAACAGCTGCTTGAGGCCAAGGAACGGGCCGAGGCAGCGGACCGGATCAAGTCTGCCTTTCTGGCCACCATGTCCCATGAGCTGCGTACCCCGCTGAACTCCATCATCGGCTTTACCGGTCTGCTGCTGCAGGAACTGGCGGGTCCGCTTAATGCCGAACAGGCCAAGCAGCTGGGCATGGTCAAGAACAGTGCCCAGCATCTGCTCTCTCTGATCAGTGATGTGCTGGATATCTCCAAGATTGAGGCCGGCCAGTTAACGGTGGTGGCAGAGCCGTTCAATCTGACGGAGGTAATCAGGAGTGTGGTCCAGACCGTTCGCCCCCTGGCTGAGAAAAAGGGGCTGCAGCTGGCGCTGGAACTGGCTGATGATCCGGTCAGCATAACCGGAGATCAGCGCAGGGTGGAACAGGTACTTTTGAATCTGCTGTCCAATGCGGTCAAGTTTACGGAACAGGGGACGGTCAAAGTGACCTCTGTTCGAGAGGGAAACAGCTGTCTGACTACGGTAACCGACACCGGTATCGGTATTCAACCCGAGGATCTGCCTGCTCTGTTCAGGCCGTTTCATCAGATTGATACCGGTCTGAGCCGAAGATACGAGGGCACCGGGCTGGGGCTTTCCATTTGCAAAAAACTGGTTGAACTGATGGGGGGCACCATCCTGGTGGAAAGCATACCGGGGGCAGGTAGTTGTTTCGGCTTTACACTTCCGGTTGAAGGGGCTGCTGCATGAGCAGGAAAATACTGTACATAGAAGATAATGAGCAGAACCTGTATCTGGTCAGCTTTCTGCTTGAAAAACATGGCTATCAGGTCTGTTCGGCCACGGACGGGCCGCAGGGGATTGCCATGGCAGCCGCAGAAAGACCTGACCTGATCCTGCTGGATATCCAGCTGCCCAAGATGGATGGCCACAGCGTGGCCCGTGCTCTGCGCAGCAACCCGGATCTTGCGGCCATCCCGATTGTGGCGGTTACCTCCTATGCCATGGCCGGTGATCGGGAAAAGGCACTGGAGGCCGGCTGTAGCGGTTACATTGAAAAACCGATCAATCCTGACACCTTTCGACAACAGGTGGAGCAACATCTTCCGCAGCAAGGAGTAACCGAATGAGACGGGCACTGATTGCAGATGACCATAGTGATAACCTCTATTTCCTTGAGGTACTGCTGAAGGGAAACGGTTTTGATACGGTGGATACCGCTGAAAACGGGGGGCAGGCCCTGGAGATGGCCCGGAAAAATCGGCCCGATCTGGTTATCAGTGATATTCTGATGCCGGTCATGGATGGTTATGCCCTCTGCCGTGAGCTGAAGGCTGATCCGTACCTGAAAGAGGTGCCGTTTATTTTCTACACCGCCACCTTTACCACTGCAAAAGATGAGGCCCTGGCCTTGAGTCTGGGGGCGGACAGGTTCATATTCAAGCCCCAGGAACCTGATACCCTGATACAGACCATCCGGCAGGTACTGTCCGAGTCACGCCCGGTGGTTGATATACCGGCAGCTGAGAAAACTATCCTCAAGGAGTACAATGAGGCGTTATTCCGCAAGCTGGAAAAAAAGATGGCGGACCTTGAACAGGCCAACCGGGATTTGCAGCAAAGGGAGCAGGAACTGCTGGCTGCCCGTGAAGCGGCCGACTGTGCCAACCGGGCCAAAATGAGGTTTCTGCGCACCATGAGTCATGAACTGCGTACTCCCCTGAATATTATTCTGGGCGCTTTGCAGCTGAGTGAACTGGATCAGGCCTACGATGCCCGGATGACAGCCGAGGCCAAGACGGCGCTTTTTTCGATGCTGGACATGATTGACAATATCCTGGAAGCATCCCGGCTTGAGTCGCCGGGAGCGAATTTCGTTCAGGAACCGCTTCAGCTGGAGCAACTGGCGACCACGGTGAGCAGGCTGTTTTCAAATGCGGCGCAGAGCAAGGGGCTGGCCTTGCGGTTATCCCTTGCCGATGACCTGCAGCGCCGGATCGTTGCCGATGGGGTACATCTTCAGCAGATCCTGGTGCATCTGGTGAGTAATGCCATCAAATTTACGGAACATGGCAGTGTTGAGGTCCGCCTGAAGCAGGAGACCGGAACATCAGCGGACCAACCGCTGCTCAAGATTGAGGTGCAGGATACCGGTATCGGCATTGAGCCGGATCAACAGCAACGGATCTTTGACCTGTTTACCCAGCTTGACGATTCCGACAGCCGTCCTTACGGCGGTATCGGCCTGGGGCTGACGCTGACCAAGCGGTTGGTTGAACTGATGGGGGGAACCATCAATCTGCAGAGTAGTGTTGGAGCCGGTACAACGATTACGGTACGGCTTCCGATGGCTCAACTGCCGTGATCCGGACGGGCCGGGATTTCTGGCTGACCTTGCATCGCAGAAACCGTTTTCCCTGTTGCTTACTTGCTGTATGTTCAAGCAGTGCTATAGTCTCTGCACGCCTGTTCTGCAGCATGTCTTGGTGTGATGATTATGTGCCTTGCCTGAAAAGAATCACGGTGCTCAATGTCCTACTCACAACTCTTTAGAACCACTGCCTCTGCCTCCAGACCGGCCGATGACACCCTGGAACTGGAACCCCAACAGCAGCGTCAGGAGTCATTTAGCCTGCTGTTTGTGGATGACGAAGACGGGGTGTTGAATGCCCTGCGCCGGATCTTCATGGATGAGAACTACACGATCCTGACAGCCACTAGCGGTGACAAGGCGATCAGGATACTGGAGGAGCGGCAGGTCCACCTGCTGATCACAGACCACCGCATGCCCGGTATGAACGGGGCAGAGCTGTTGAAGCTGGTACGGGAACGCTGGCCGGAGACAATCCGGATCATGCTGACCGGCTATGCCGATGTCAACTCCATCATGGGGGCGGTCAAAGAGGGGGCGGTCTACAAATTCATTACCAAGCCCTGGAACGATGAAGACCTGCGGCTGACTGTGTCACTGGCATTGCAGCAGTACCTGCTGATGCATGAGAACCGCCACCTGAAGGAACTGGCCCGCCAGCAGCAGAGCAAAATCAAGAACTACGCCGGGCTGTTTGAAGAGAATCGGGGCATGCTGGGTGATATCCTGGTCAAGTGCGGCCTGATTGGTCAGGAGGAGCTGGCCCTGGCCAATAAACAGCAGGAACAGGGGGAGTTCCTGGGTGATACCCTGATCAGGCTGAAGCTCGTGACCGAGAATCACCTGGTTGCAGCGCTGCAGAAGTCGCTGGGGGTGGAGTATCTGGATCTGAGGGAACTGACGATTCCGGCCAATGTGGCGCGTTGTCTACCGCGGGAACTGTGTGAGCAGAGCCGTCTGATACCGGTCAAACTGGATGGCAGCCAGTTGACGATTGCTATGGCGGATCCGTCCGATATCCTTAAATGCGATAATATTTCGCGGGTTACCGGACTGAAGGTGATCAGTGTACTGGCTTCTTCCAGCCAGGTCGGTGAGCGTTTGCGGCAGGTCTGGGATACTGGTGATCTGGCACTAGATGAATTCAATGATCTGGAACCGCTGGACGAGATTGATATCATTCTGGATGAAGAAGAAAAAGAGGCATCGGTCGAGGAGTTGATCGGCTCATCCAAGGTGCCTCCGGTCATCAGAATTGTGAATGCAATCATGTCCGAGGCGATCCGGTATGGTGCCAGTGATATCCATATTGAGGCCAAGACCAAATATTCAGTCATACGGTACCGGATTGACGGCATGCTGCATGCCAAGATCAGGATCCCGGCCGACCTGCACGCTGCCGTTATTTCGCGGATCAAGATACTGGCCAAGATGGATATTGCCGAGCGCAGACGTCCGCAGGATGGCAGGATTACGGTTAAGGCCGGAACCAGGATCGTTGACCTGCGGGTTTCGTCACTGCCCACCATCAATGGCGAGAAGGTTGTGATGCGGATTCTGGACAAAAGTTCCGCCATCAAACGGATGGAAGAACTGGGGGTTCTGGCGGATGACCTGAACAAGATTACGATCATCAGCAAAAAACCGCAGGGGGTGATTATCGCCACCGGTCCGACCGGCAGTGGCAAGACCACCATGCTCTATTCTCTGCTGGCCGCCATGATGAATCCCAGCAAGAACTTTGAGACCATTGAAGAGCCGGTGGAGTATTATCTGGAAGAGGCCAACCAGGTCTCGATTCATGAAAAAATCGGGCTTTCCTTTGCCCAGGTCTTACGGGCCACCCTGCGACAGGACCCGGATGTGATTCTGGTAGGGGAGATGCGCGATTTCGATACCGCCGATACCGCCTTCAAGGCTGCCTTAACCGGTCATATGGTGCTCTCAACCCTGCACACCAACAGTGCCATTGCCTCCATCACCCGCCTGATAGATATGGGTATCAAACCCTATATCCTGGCCTCTGCCCTGGAGGGTATCATTGCCCAGCGACTGGTGCGGCGGATCTGTGAAAACTGCCGGGAAGAGACCGCTCCTGACCCGGAGCAGTCTGCGCTGCTGCGGGTTCCGGAAGGCCTTTTTAATGGCACAACCTTCCGTGGCGCAGGGTGCGTCCGCTGCAACAACACCGGCTATAAAGGCCGCCTGGGAATCTATGAGATCTTTCTGATGAGTGATGAGTATCGCCAGCTGATCGGCACCAGTTACAAGGAGTCGGAGATCCAGGCCATCGCCCGTGTCAACGGCATGCGCAGCCTGCTGGAGGATGGCCTGGAAAAGGTCCGCCAGGGCCTGACCACCATGGAAGAGATCCTGCGGGTGGTGGGACCGGCTGTGCGGATGGAGCGACAGTGCGATCATTGCGGCAAGCTGATGGAATCACGGCACCTGTTCTGTCCCCATTGTGGCGCGTTCCGGCAGAATTGCTGCAAATCATGTCATCAGTCTCTTGAGGATGAATGGCTGATCTGCCCGGCTTGCGGTACGGCACGTTGAACATGAAAAAGGAGTCTCTATGAACAATCCGATCCTGCTGGTTGACGATGAAGTCAATGTGTTATCGGCACTGACCCGTGCCCTTTTTGATGAGCCGTATCAGGTAACCTGTGCCAAAAGTGGTGAAGAGGCCTTGACATTGATCGCTACCACGCCGTTTAAAGTGGTGATCTCCGACGAACGCATGATCGGCATGCAGGGCAGTGAGCTGCTGGCAATCCTGAAAGAACGCTACCCCCATACGCTTAGAATTCTGCTGACCGGACATGCCACCCTTGAGGCGGCCCTGAAGGCGGTTAACCAGGGTGAAATCTATCGCTTTTTTACCAAGCCCTGGAATGACACCGATCTGAAATTTGCCATCCGGTCAGCCATAGAACGTTATGACCTTGAGGCAGAAAACCGGCGTTTGCTGGCAACCGTAAAAAATCAGGCCATGGAGATCAAGGTGCTTGAAAAACGCTACCCCGGTATCAGCCGGGTTGAGAAAGACAACCTGGGCAGTTTTGTGCTGCCGGATCTTTCTGAAGCGGAAATCAGGATGATGATGGCAGAGTGTGAAAAGGAAGTCGGTTGAAGATAAAAAAGTCTTGACCTGGACTCCCGATTGATTTATATAGTCAAGACTTTTCGCGGTACGAAAATACTGCATGAAAAGTACCCTGTTTGATTGGTTGTGTGGGGCTGTAGCTCAGCTGGGAGAGCGCTTGACTGGCAGTCAAGAGGTCGACAGTTCGATCCTGTTCAGCTCCACCATAATTGTAAAAGCCGGCTCTTGCCGGCTTTTGACATAGAGCTGTGGTGGCCATGGTGAAGCGGTTAACACTTACGACTGTGACTCGTACATACGAGGGTTCGATCCCCTCTGGCCACCCCAAAAAACATAACCTGCTGTAAGCCTGCAGGTTGCTATACCTAATGAGGTTTTTCCGATTTGTTGCCATGTCCGGTACGAACGGTGGAACCTCATTTTGCATTTTTGGACTCTGACTATTCAGCTCAACCTTCCTTTGACCATCAACAATCTTCCCCTCTGATACCTGCGAACTCAACTGGCACTGCAAACGACATGAGCTGCCTTTGTATATCGTTTGTAGGTGGACCTATAGATTGTAAATAAATTACATGTAGTTATGGTGTATCTGTACGTTTTTAATCCTTATTTGTTGAATTGTTAAATTTTGTTCGGACGCTAAAATGCAAATTATTTGCTTGATTGTCACATAATTTATGCGGTAATTTGTCCGCATGAAAGTCATATGCTCCTGTTATGGATATAGAGAAAGTGAAATTTTCCAGGAAATTCTTGATACAGGAATCTCAAGTATTCTAATCAATATTGAGACGGCCTACAATCTGGGGCTATGCAGTTGTAAAACGAATAATCCAAGCAAACAGTGCTGTTTACCAGAAGTGCGGTTGATTGCTGAAAATGCGATGATTGAACGTTTGGAAATAATCAAAACAGCTATACTTACGCTGGAGCTGCATGGTGTAAATATCGAAAGATTAAGCCAGAAAGCTAAAGAATTGTTTGATTTTTAGGGCCGTAGTTTTGCTTCCGGCAGCTTTATATGGTGTCCTCATCCTTCCTGCCCTATGGTTGGCGATCATTTTTCATCCCGTGTTATATCGCATCCGTACTCTGTTGTGCGGCCTTACAGTCCGGCAGGTAAAAGTCGGTTGCAGCGTGGCTGCTTTCCTGATCAGATTTTCAGTTGGGGTTGCTTGACAGTCTGATGTCTTGTTGTATTCTAATTTAGTTAGAAGCAGTGCCGATATCCGTCAGGAGACACAATGGCAGTCCACTCGATAACCGGCGATAGTTCTTCACTGGTTGAATTGCGCGAAATTTCAATTCTCTTTGCTGAAGACGACACCAGTGTCCGTACCCATATCTCGCGGATGCTGACGCCGGTCTGCGGTGAGTTATATACAGCAGAAAACGGTCGCGTTGCCCTTGATCTGTTTAGAAGAAAAATGCCGGATCTGGTCCTGACTGATATTACCATGCCGGCCATGACCGGCCTTGACTTGGCCCGTCAGATAAAGTTGGAACGTCCGGCAGTGCCGGTTATCATAATTTCATCCCATGACGACTCTGAACACCTGCTGCAGGCTATTAATCTCCATCTTGACGGCTACCTGACAAAACCTCTCAATGTTCAACAACTGTTTGCCAATCTGCAGCAACAGGCAATGCTGCTGCGTGCCCGTCGCCTTGCCAGCCAGCAATCCAGGCTTTTGTCCGGTGTCAATATGGCCATCCAGTATCTCCTGTCGGCTGACGCCAATCAGGATGCAGTTGATTTTGCTCTGCAGGAAATGGCCAAGGCTGCCCGGGCTGACAAGATTTTCCTTTATCACTATCAGGATGCAATGCTGGGCGACCGTGAAGTCTCATTGATCAGCGGTTTTGCCGGAGGGGAGATGGTTCTGCGTTTTCTTGATGGCGCTGAACCAGACATGCCCGAGTTGCCGTACCTTGAACGTTGGCACGGCCTGCTTTCGCAAGGAAAGTCGATTTCCGGACCCCGCTCGGCTTTTCCGGCGGAAGAACGCCATATACTGGATACCATGCGGGTGCGTTCGATGCTGCTGACTCCTATTTTTGAGGAAGGTAATCTATGGGGATTCGCCTGCCTCTGCGATATGAAACGGGAGCGTCCCTGGTCAGATGCTGAAACCTCAATGGTGATGACTGCGGCACGTGGACTGGGCAGCTTTATGGGACGACTCAAGCTGGAAGAGGAGCGTCTTGAAGCACGTAAGTCGCTTGAACTTGCCAATACGCAATGGCGTGAGACCTTTGATACGATTCCTGATATGGTCATGGTCCTGGATACCTCTCATCAGGTTGTGCATATCAACAAGGCCGCCAGAGAACGCTTGAGTATTGCTGAATCCGGCCCGAAAAGCCTGATCGGCCCCTGTTTTCAGCATGTGCATGGAGCAAGCCATCCCCTGCAGGGCTGCCCCCACAGCGCCCTGCTGAAAGACCATCAGCCCCATGAAACAGAGGTTCATATTCCACATATGAACAGCTATTTTCATATTACGGTCAACCCAACCTTTGATATGGACGGCAATCTGGCCGGTGCTGTCCATGTGGCCCGTGATGTTACCAAGCGGCGTGAAATGGAAGATCGTCTGCGGTATCTCAGCACCCATGACGAGATGACCAAGCTGTATAACCGCGCCTATTTTGAAGCCGAGGTTGAGCAGCTTGAAAAAGGGCGTGTGGCCCCGTTATCGGTGGTCATTGCTGATCTTGACGGGCTGAAAGAAGCTAATGACCGTTTTGGCCATGATGTCGGCGATGGCTTGATCAGGGCTGCTGCAGATCTGCTGCGTGAGATTTTCAGGGCCGGTGATGCCATTGCCAGGATAGGTGGTGATGAGTTTGCCGTAATCCTGAAAGGGGTGGGGGAAGAACTGCTTGCCATCATTATGGAGCGGGCGCGCCAGATGCTTGATGAAGGCGGTCATCGATCCGAACACGGCCTGAAGGTCCGCTTCTCTCTGGGCAGTGCCACAACCGGCTTTCCTGCTCGACTGCAGGATGCTATCAGAGAGGCTGATATGGCCATGTATGAAGACAAGAAGGCTCGCAAGCTGAAAGAAAACGAACTCTCAGAAATTGTCTGAACCGGGCTTTTCTCTATTCCCATGTTTGCTGCCTTCCGATAAAAATAGCGTAGACGTTCTTGACTTCACTGCCGTGCTGTACTAACGTCTGTAAAATTTATCTCCGCGAGGTAGCGAAGCCATGCCGCTCGAAAACCTTCCTGAAGGATTAACGTTTGATGATGTGCTGCTTGTTCCGGCCCACTCTCTTGTCCTGCCCCGTGATGTCAATCTGACCACACGCCTTTCACGCAACATTCCACTCAATATTCCGCTGGTAAGTGCTGCAATGGATACGGTTACCGAATCCCGTGCTGCGATTGCCATGGCCCGTGAAGGCGGGATCGGCATCATCCACAAGAACCTTTCCATTGAAGCCCAGGCCCATGAGGTGGATAAGGTCAAAAAGAGTGAATCCGGTATGATCGTTGACCCGATCACCATGCGCCCCACCCAGAAGATCCGGGAGGCGCTTGAAATGATGTCCCGCTATCGCATCTCAGGGGTTCCGATCACCAAGGCCAATGGCAAGCTGGTGGGAATTCTGACCAACCGTGACCTGCGTTTTGAAACCGATTATGATCTGCCGATTTCTGCCCGTATGACCAAACGCAACCTGGTAACGGTTCCGGTTGGTACCACACTGGAACAGGCCAAGGAACACCTGAAGCATACCAGGGTAGAAAAACTGCTGGTGGTTGATGATGCCCGTTTCCTGAAGGGGCTGATCACCATCAAGGATATTGAGAAGGTTAAAAAGTATCCGAATTCCTGCAAAGACAGCCTGGGACGTCTGCGGGTTGGTGCTGCAGTTGGCCCCACGGCCGAGATGGAGGCCCGTATGGAGGCCCTGATCAAGGCCGGCGTCGATGTGGTGGTTATTGATACTGCCCATGGTCACTCCCAGGGGGTGATTGATGCCGTGATCCGAGCCAAGTCTACTTTCCCGGGTGTCGAGATTATTGCCGGTAATATTGCCACTGCCGAGGCAGCAGCTGCCTTGATCAAGGCTGGCGCAGACGGCATCAAGGTGGGCATCGGGCCCGGCTCCATCTGTACCACCCGGGTTGTAGCCGGGGTGGGGGTGCCGCAGATCACTGCCATTATGGAGTGCTCTC includes these proteins:
- a CDS encoding ATPase, T2SS/T4P/T4SS family — protein: MSYSQLFRTTASASRPADDTLELEPQQQRQESFSLLFVDDEDGVLNALRRIFMDENYTILTATSGDKAIRILEERQVHLLITDHRMPGMNGAELLKLVRERWPETIRIMLTGYADVNSIMGAVKEGAVYKFITKPWNDEDLRLTVSLALQQYLLMHENRHLKELARQQQSKIKNYAGLFEENRGMLGDILVKCGLIGQEELALANKQQEQGEFLGDTLIRLKLVTENHLVAALQKSLGVEYLDLRELTIPANVARCLPRELCEQSRLIPVKLDGSQLTIAMADPSDILKCDNISRVTGLKVISVLASSSQVGERLRQVWDTGDLALDEFNDLEPLDEIDIILDEEEKEASVEELIGSSKVPPVIRIVNAIMSEAIRYGASDIHIEAKTKYSVIRYRIDGMLHAKIRIPADLHAAVISRIKILAKMDIAERRRPQDGRITVKAGTRIVDLRVSSLPTINGEKVVMRILDKSSAIKRMEELGVLADDLNKITIISKKPQGVIIATGPTGSGKTTMLYSLLAAMMNPSKNFETIEEPVEYYLEEANQVSIHEKIGLSFAQVLRATLRQDPDVILVGEMRDFDTADTAFKAALTGHMVLSTLHTNSAIASITRLIDMGIKPYILASALEGIIAQRLVRRICENCREETAPDPEQSALLRVPEGLFNGTTFRGAGCVRCNNTGYKGRLGIYEIFLMSDEYRQLIGTSYKESEIQAIARVNGMRSLLEDGLEKVRQGLTTMEEILRVVGPAVRMERQCDHCGKLMESRHLFCPHCGAFRQNCCKSCHQSLEDEWLICPACGTAR
- a CDS encoding diguanylate cyclase domain-containing protein, producing the protein MAVHSITGDSSSLVELREISILFAEDDTSVRTHISRMLTPVCGELYTAENGRVALDLFRRKMPDLVLTDITMPAMTGLDLARQIKLERPAVPVIIISSHDDSEHLLQAINLHLDGYLTKPLNVQQLFANLQQQAMLLRARRLASQQSRLLSGVNMAIQYLLSADANQDAVDFALQEMAKAARADKIFLYHYQDAMLGDREVSLISGFAGGEMVLRFLDGAEPDMPELPYLERWHGLLSQGKSISGPRSAFPAEERHILDTMRVRSMLLTPIFEEGNLWGFACLCDMKRERPWSDAETSMVMTAARGLGSFMGRLKLEEERLEARKSLELANTQWRETFDTIPDMVMVLDTSHQVVHINKAARERLSIAESGPKSLIGPCFQHVHGASHPLQGCPHSALLKDHQPHETEVHIPHMNSYFHITVNPTFDMDGNLAGAVHVARDVTKRREMEDRLRYLSTHDEMTKLYNRAYFEAEVEQLEKGRVAPLSVVIADLDGLKEANDRFGHDVGDGLIRAAADLLREIFRAGDAIARIGGDEFAVILKGVGEELLAIIMERARQMLDEGGHRSEHGLKVRFSLGSATTGFPARLQDAIREADMAMYEDKKARKLKENELSEIV
- a CDS encoding response regulator — protein: MNNPILLVDDEVNVLSALTRALFDEPYQVTCAKSGEEALTLIATTPFKVVISDERMIGMQGSELLAILKERYPHTLRILLTGHATLEAALKAVNQGEIYRFFTKPWNDTDLKFAIRSAIERYDLEAENRRLLATVKNQAMEIKVLEKRYPGISRVEKDNLGSFVLPDLSEAEIRMMMAECEKEVG
- the guaB gene encoding IMP dehydrogenase, translated to MPLENLPEGLTFDDVLLVPAHSLVLPRDVNLTTRLSRNIPLNIPLVSAAMDTVTESRAAIAMAREGGIGIIHKNLSIEAQAHEVDKVKKSESGMIVDPITMRPTQKIREALEMMSRYRISGVPITKANGKLVGILTNRDLRFETDYDLPISARMTKRNLVTVPVGTTLEQAKEHLKHTRVEKLLVVDDARFLKGLITIKDIEKVKKYPNSCKDSLGRLRVGAAVGPTAEMEARMEALIKAGVDVVVIDTAHGHSQGVIDAVIRAKSTFPGVEIIAGNIATAEAAAALIKAGADGIKVGIGPGSICTTRVVAGVGVPQITAIMECSRVAHQHGVPVIADGGIKFSGDLPKAVTAGADVIMIGSLFAGTEESPGDTVLYQGRTYKSYRGMGSIGAMKEGSKDRYFQSDVGDDVKLVPEGIEGMVPLRGPLSANIHQLIGGLRSGMGYTGCATIKELQDNGRFIRITGAGLKESHVHDVTITKEAPNYRAS